The Hyphomicrobiales bacterium nucleotide sequence CTTTTGACCTCAATGATTCCAATAACTTATCTGCCCTACCTTAGGAGAAACGGTCAGTATCCGGTGCCTTCGCATTTGTTGGAAAGACTCGCTTTTTCGAAATGGCTTGGGCGGCTCACTTGAGATGTGTGCATACGATAGACTGGGGAGAGGTGGGGGCGGTTGCCGTGAGCGCCATCGTCCAATTCAATCGGGTCGCGACTACTCCGCCGCCGCCCTAATGCCCGTTATCCAGCCTTCGAAGTCGGCAAGGGCGCGGGCGGTCAGCGCCTGCTTGCGGGCCAGCGCCCTGTCCTTGCCGCGCAGGCGCTTGCCGCCTTCCGCCCACGGGGCGGGGATGGGCGGGAACAGGCCGAAATTGACGTTCATCGGCTGGAACGAGCGCGGGCCGGCGTCGATGGTCTCGACGTGACCGCCGGTGATGTGGTTGACGAGCGCCCCCATGGCGGTGGTCGCTGGCGGCGGCACGGCCGCTTTGCCGAAGCGCTCGTCGGCGGCGAAACGGCCGGCGAGAAGGCCGACGGCGGCGCTTTCCACATAGCCCTCGCAGCCGGTGATCTGACCGGCAAAACGCAGTTGCGGACGCTGCTTGAGCCGCAGGCTCCTGTCGAGCAGCCGCGGCGAATTGAGGAACGTATTGCGGTGCACCCCGCCGAGCCGCGCGAACTCGGCCTGCTCCAGTCCCGGGATCATGCGGAAGATGCGCGCCTGCTCGGCATATTTCAGCTTGGTCTGGAATCCGACCATGTTGTAAAGCGTGCCGAGCGCATTGTCCTGGCGCAGCTGGACCACCGCATAGGGCTTCCTGTCGGGCGCCCGCGGGTCGGTCAGGCCGAACGGCTTCATCGGCCCGTGGCGCAGGGTCTCGCGGCCGCGCTCGGCCATCACCTCGATCGGCAGGCAGCCGTCGAAATAGGGCGTCGCGGCCTCCCAGTCGTGAAACTCGGTCTTATCGCCGGCAAGAAGCGCGTCGATGAAGGCGCCGTAGGCCTCGCGGGTCAGCGGGCAGTTGACATAGTCGGCTCCGCTGCCGCCGGGGCCCGGCTTGTCGTAGCGCGACTGCATCCAGGCTTTGCCTAAATCGATGCTCTCCTTGTAGACGATGGGGGCGATGGCATCGAAGAAGGCGAGCGCCTCTTCGCCGGTCAGCGCGCGGATCGCGTCGGCCAAGGCCGGAGAGGTGAGGGGGCCGGTGGCGATGATGACGCTCTCCCAATCCTCGGGCGGCAGGCCCGCGACCTCGGCGCGGTCGAGGCTGACCAGCGGATGGGCCTCAAGGGCAGCGGTGACGGCGGCGGCGAAGCCCTCCCGGTCGACGGCAAGCGCGCCGCCGGCCGGCACCTGGTTGGCGTCGGCGGCCCGGATGATGAGGGAGCCCGCGCGGCGCATCTCCGCGTGCAGCAGGCCGACGGCATTGGTCGCCGCGTCGTCGGAGCGGAACGAGTTCGAGCAGACAAGCTCGGCGAGTGCGCCGGTCTTGTGCGCCGCGGTGCCGCGGACGGGGCGCATCTCGTGCAGCACCACCGGCACGCCGGCTGCGGCGAGCTGCCAGGCGGCCTCGGAGCCGGCGAGACCGCCGCCGACAATGTGGACGGGGGCATGCTTGTTCGACATCGGCCTGAACATAGAGTCTAAAGCCGCCCGGTTGAAGACTGTCGCACGCAGGTTCGCAACGCCGTATTGGCGGGGCCCGGAGCACGATGTTAAAACAGCTGCACGGACCGGAGGGACCGAATCGATGGGGCTTGGGCGGAGCAGAGCGGCAACGCTGCTGAGGGGACCGGCCGCGGGGGCGACTTTCCTGCTCCTGCTGGCCGTCGGCGCGGCGGCCCAGGATCTTCGCGACCCGCGGGATTATCTGCGTCGCAACGGCGGCGCGCCGCCGGAGAACGGCGCGATCACCATCTGCCATGCCTATGGCTGCGGGCGGACCACCCGCATCCGGCTCGACGATGCCGATCTCGCCATGATCCGGCGGATGATGGCGCCGGGCGCAGCCTCCGCCGAGGCGGAGCGCGTGGCGGTCGCCTACGTCATCGCGGCGATGGAGACCAAGGTCGGCGCCATGACCGGCACCTCGGCGGACCGCGACTATCGCGACCTCGCCAGCGGCGGCGACCCGACGCAGATGGACTGCATCGACGAGGCCGCAAACTCGACCAGCTACCTGTTGCTGCTCGACCAGCTCGGCCTGTTACGCCACCACGGGGTCGCCTACCCGGCCTCCAAGGGATTTCTCATCGATTTCGTCTATCCGCACAATACCGCCGTGCTCGCCGAACGGGCGACGGGGCGGCGCTACGCGGTCGATTCCTGGGTGTTCAGGAACGGCGAAAAGCCGATCGTCGTGCCGCTGGAGACCTGGTACGCCACCCGCTCGGCAAGCTTCTATCGGCAGCGTCACGGCGTGTGAGGTCCTCAAAGCGGGGCTTATACCACCCCGCCTGCCGCGGCCGTGCGCGAGGCAAGCCCTCGCCGGTCGCTCAGATTGACCCGTTGGGCGACGATCCGCGCCATCAGCGCCTCCAGATTCGCATCGCCCGCGGTCAGCGGCCCGATCTCGTCGAGCAGGTTCTGCGCCACCAGCCGCAACAGATCATGGCGGATTTCGCCGGCGGCGGATCGCGGCAGCGCCGGGACGAGCTGAACGAGGTCGGCGCCGGCGAGCGGGCCGAGCTCCTTGCGGCTCCAGGCGGCGAGGTCGAGCCCGTCGGCGGGCTCGGCGACGGCGGCGAAGGCGTATAGCCCTTCCACCCTGTGGGAGGGGTGAGGATAGCTGGTCACGGCGGCCTCGGCGACGGCGGGATGGCGCTCCAGAAAATCGGCGAGCGCGCCGCCATAATGGGCGAGCCGGTCGCCGCCGCCTTCGCCGTCGGACCAGTGCAGCAGCCGGCGGGTGACGAGATTGTAGACGGCCTTGCCGCTCTTGCGCCAGATCCGCGACGGCAGGCTGCGCCGATCGGCGATGGCGCGCTCGCGGGCGGTGGTCGCCTCGGGGCAGTAGCGGCGCTTGTGCTTGATCAGGTGGCGGATGTCCTCATAGGACATGACCCGGTAGAGGCGGCCCTTGCGGCGGTGGACGTGGGCGAGCTGGAAGTCGAGGAGCTGCGGCCTGCCGTCCGGCGCGCGCAGCCAGTTCTGCGGCTTGGCGAGGTCGTTATGGGTGACGCCGCGCTTGCGCAGCTCGGCGAGAATGGCGCGGGCCTGCTTGAAATAGGCGACGTCGCCATGCGGCTCGGCGACGTGCAGCGGCACGCCGGGGAGCCATTGCCGGTAGATGCGCTTGGCCTCGCGGCCGAGCAGGCGCGGCACGCCGGAAACGCCGGCAAGGGTCTTGAGCGCGCGCACCTCGCGCCGCGCCAGATGGGCGCTGATCGGCGCGGCCCACCATTTGCGCTCGGATAGATCGCGCAGAATCGCCTTTTCGCCGGAAGCGCCGAGTCGGCCGAGAACGATGCGCCCGAAGATATCCTGCTTGAGCACGGTTTCCGGCTCGAAGGCGAAGGCTCCTTCGCCGGTTGCGACGGCCTCTTCATTCATCGCCGATCCTCGATGCCCGCCGGTGCGATTTTCCCCGATATCGGTGTATGATGATTATCAGCGGCGGGCGCGGAGGGAAAGCCCGCGCCGCCGAGACGGCAATCCGCGTCAAGGCGCTCAAGGAGCAGTGCGGCCACCGGGTGTGCCGCGACGTGCCCGTCGGTGACCTCCACGGCGAGTGCCCGGTAGCGCGGCCCGACGCGGACCGAGCGGAAGCGGCCGATCTTCTTGAAATGCAGCGAAGGATGCTGCGGATTCTGCTTCAGCAGCGTGAAATTCCGGTCGGCCAGCGCGCGGACCTGCTCGGGGAGCTGTTCATAGGCTTGCCAGAATGAGGCACTGGCGAAGTGCCTCATAGCTCGCGGGCGCGGCCCTTATCGACGTTGGCAATCGCCTCGTCGGCCAGCCGGTCGAGCTTGCCGCGTTCGGCGTCGCGCGCGATCTTGTCGTCGAAACGGGCGGCGTCGAACGCCTCGAACCAGGCGCGGAACCTGGCGTGCTCGTCGGCCGAGAGCTTCGCTACGGCCTTTTCGATTTCATCTGTTCCGGTCATGACCCAGCACATATCACAGAGGCGGCGGCGGTTGCATTCTCTTTGCGGCCGGCGCTTGTCCGGGACGACGCGGGGACAACCCACTTCCAATCGTCACCGCCGGACTTGATCCGGCGGTCCATTCCACTGACCCCTCGTCTCGCCGCGCCGTTACGGAATGGATGCGCGGTTCAAGCCCGCGCATGACGAGGGTGAGGGGAATCCCACCTCTCCGCATTCGACACACCGTCGTTCCCCGACTCGATCGGGCAACCCAGTAACCGCTGTGCTCAATCCATCCTACGGGCTGGATCACAACGGTCAGCGAACGCCGCCGGCGAGCCAATAGGCATGCCGTATTCGAGCCATCGCGTTTTGTCAAGATTTCTGCGATTTCTGGGCCTATTCGGCTTAAGAAATGGAATATGCCAGTCCAATCACAGCACGAAGGTCGCCCACAACGCGCCGCGCTCGCTTCATTGGATAGACAGGTGATACTGATACCATTTTGCCAACCCGTATAAATGCAGACTGAATATTTCTAATGCAAACAACAGGATAATGAGATTTCTCGTTTGCAATCCCGGACAGCTTTGGTCAGGATTGTAACCGCAACGCAGGTCGCCTTTCAAATTGGATCACAACGGTCGGCGAACGCCGCCGGCGAGTCAATAGGCATGCCGTATTCGAGCTGTGGCGTGTTGTCGAGGATTCCCGCGAGTTTTTAGGCTATTTGGCTTGAGGAGGGGAATATTCCAATCCGATCACAGCACGAAGGACGCCGTCCACACGCCGCGCTCGCTTCATTGGATAGACGGGCTGTACTGGTAATAGAAGACAATCACGTAAGTAGACAAGTCGCATAATGCGTGCCTGGTGATGTGTTCCGATGGCTCAGCAAAAAATCAAACAATCGCGCGGATAATGGTGAAGCAATATCCAAATTTGTGTTCTTGACAAGGGCGCCTAATCCCAGGTATCTTTTTGAGATAGAACTGTTGGAGGCAGCAAATGGCCAAGGCTGTGTATACGATGAAGAGCGGCACGACAGTTGCGCTGGAGGGATCGCACGAGGAGGTGGTGGCACTGCTGGCGCGTCTTGAGCAAGGCGTGTCGGACGACGAGCCAGAGAGGGCTAATCGGCATAGGCGGCAGAGCCGACCTAGGGCCACCCCGACTAGTGTGGTCGAAGAGCTAATATCGGATGGGTTCTTCGCCGTGCCGCGGGATCTGGGCACGATCAGGATTGCTCTGAGGGACAAGGGTCATTTTTATCCCGCAACCTCGCTCTCCCCGGTCATGCTGCGTTTAGTGCGTTCCAAAGTCCTTCGACGCATCAAGGAGGACAAACGTTGGATGTACGTGGAATAGACTGAATGGGATAGAGCCATGACAACGAAGCCCATGACCGATATTGTTTCGGCTATTGTCACTGAGTTGAGGCCGCTCGAATCAGTTGAGCGACTTCGCGTCGTTCAAGCCTCGCTGGCGTTGCTCGGTGAGACTCCGGTCCTGCCAAGTCAGCCGGGCACTGCGGAAAGCAGTGGCAGTGCTGGTGTCGGTGGCGAGCCTTCAGACCTCCCACTCCGCACGCGGACTTGGCTCAAGCAAAATCAGTTGTCGATGGAACAGGTCGAGCAAGTCTTTCATCTGGAAGGGGAAGACGTTGACGTGATCGCTGCCGAAATTCCGGGAAAATTTAATAAGGAAAAGGTTCGCAATGCGTACATTCTAGTCGGAATTGCGCGCATGCTGACGTCAGGCGAAGCGAAATTCGACGACAAGGTAGCTCGGGCATTTTGTGAGCAACACGGCTTCTACGATCACACAAATCACATGAAATATATGAAGGGCGGCAATGAGTTTACTGGAACGAAGGCGAAGGGCTGGACCCTCACGAGTCCGGGCCTCAAACGCGGTGCTGAACTTGTGAAGGAACTGAGCCAGGAAGGTTGATCACGAACCTGGCCGACAGTGGTTGAGTCGGGGCCTAGTAGGTCAGACGGATGCTCACTGCAATCGAACAGAACCTCAAGAAAGTCTTCGACCAGAAACTGGTCGACGAGCTGCTAGCCGGCTACGACGAGGCCAAGCGAAACTTCTATTTGGGCGGCTTGCGCTTGAGCGAAGTTGAAGGCGGTCGCTTCTGCGAGGCCGCTTTCAGGATGTTGCAGCAGGCAACAACCGGCTCCTTTGATCCTCTGAATGCAAGCATCAAGAGCGAGGCGATCATCAGTGCACTCGCGCAATTGTCGAAGACTCACTCGGATTCCATCCGCATTCACATCCCGCGCGCTCTTCGTGTCGTCTATGACATTCGGAATAAGCGTGACGCCGCGCACCTTGCCGACGGGATTGATCCGAATCTCCAAGACGCAATGCTCGTCGCTTCAACTTTGGATTGGATCATGGCTGAATTCGTTCGCCTCTACCACGGCGTGGCGGCGGACAAAGCGAGGCGAATCATAGACGACCTGGTTGTTCGGCGAGCACCGGCTGTTCAGGATTTTGATGGCTTCTTGAAGGTGCTGAACCCGAAACTGAAGGCGAGCGCGTTCACCTTGCTCCTCCTTTATGAGCGGGGGCCAATAGGGGCGACCTACGACGACCTCGCTGGCTGGGTCC carries:
- the trmFO gene encoding methylenetetrahydrofolate--tRNA-(uracil(54)-C(5))-methyltransferase (FADH(2)-oxidizing) TrmFO; amino-acid sequence: MSNKHAPVHIVGGGLAGSEAAWQLAAAGVPVVLHEMRPVRGTAAHKTGALAELVCSNSFRSDDAATNAVGLLHAEMRRAGSLIIRAADANQVPAGGALAVDREGFAAAVTAALEAHPLVSLDRAEVAGLPPEDWESVIIATGPLTSPALADAIRALTGEEALAFFDAIAPIVYKESIDLGKAWMQSRYDKPGPGGSGADYVNCPLTREAYGAFIDALLAGDKTEFHDWEAATPYFDGCLPIEVMAERGRETLRHGPMKPFGLTDPRAPDRKPYAVVQLRQDNALGTLYNMVGFQTKLKYAEQARIFRMIPGLEQAEFARLGGVHRNTFLNSPRLLDRSLRLKQRPQLRFAGQITGCEGYVESAAVGLLAGRFAADERFGKAAVPPPATTAMGALVNHITGGHVETIDAGPRSFQPMNVNFGLFPPIPAPWAEGGKRLRGKDRALARKQALTARALADFEGWITGIRAAAE
- a CDS encoding serine/threonine protein kinase — translated: MNEEAVATGEGAFAFEPETVLKQDIFGRIVLGRLGASGEKAILRDLSERKWWAAPISAHLARREVRALKTLAGVSGVPRLLGREAKRIYRQWLPGVPLHVAEPHGDVAYFKQARAILAELRKRGVTHNDLAKPQNWLRAPDGRPQLLDFQLAHVHRRKGRLYRVMSYEDIRHLIKHKRRYCPEATTARERAIADRRSLPSRIWRKSGKAVYNLVTRRLLHWSDGEGGGDRLAHYGGALADFLERHPAVAEAAVTSYPHPSHRVEGLYAFAAVAEPADGLDLAAWSRKELGPLAGADLVQLVPALPRSAAGEIRHDLLRLVAQNLLDEIGPLTAGDANLEALMARIVAQRVNLSDRRGLASRTAAAGGVV